One segment of Solanum stenotomum isolate F172 chromosome 1, ASM1918654v1, whole genome shotgun sequence DNA contains the following:
- the LOC125876717 gene encoding SKP1-like protein 1: protein MSSKKFITLKTSDGEEFKFDETIVVRSEIIKNIVQDQDCASNVIPLSNVDEKLMMKVIEYWKKHSDKGVSKNQLKNFDKNFLKVHPSVLIDVLLAAKNLDDKELRDVMGQEVADRITGKTPKEIREEFGIVNDYTPEEEGEVRRENAWAFE, encoded by the coding sequence ATGTCTTCAAAAAAGTTCATAACTCTCAAGACTAGTGATGGCGAGGAATTCAAATTCGATGAGACTATAGTTGTGAGGTCAGAAATCATCAAGAATATAGTACAAGACCAGGATTGTGCTTCTAATGTCATCCCCTTGTCTAATGTTGATGAAAAACTAATGATGAAAGTGATTGAGTATTGGAAGAAACACTCGGACAAAGGCGTTTCGAAAAATCAATTAAAGAATTTTGACAAGAATTTCTTGAAGGTTCACCCATCTGTATTAATTGATGTTCTTTTAGCTGCTAAAAATCTTGATGATAAGGAATTGAGGGATGTGATGGGCCAAGAAGTTGCTGATAGGATCACAGGGAAAACACCAAAGGAAATACGTGAAGAATTTGGTATCGTGAATGATTATACTCCAGAGGAAGAGGGGGAGGTCCGTAGAGAGAATGCTTGGGCTTTTGAATGA
- the LOC125869723 gene encoding uncharacterized protein LOC125869723: MRTQLVLTCLVFLCLVLGGVAGGAAKVPRNNFYKSTSCPNAEQLIRDITWRKAKNDATLGAKLLRVHYHDCFVRGCDASILLDKVGTVDSEKEARPNLSLGGFDVIDDIKRQVEAKCPGNIVSCADILALSARDAVSFPFKTSMWEVETGRKDGFVSLASDVNGNLPSPFSDFATLKQIFAKKGLNVDDLVALSGAHTIGVSHCGAFSRRLFNFTGKGDMDPTLNATYAESLKKLCPNPANPNTTVEMDPLSSTSFDSNYFNILIKQNKGLFQSDAALLNDTESVIVIKKLQKDKTFFVEFAKSMQKMGAIQLLTGNAGEIRKNCRVRNSKKMTTQFVLTCLVFMCLVLGGVAWDTRNEDYSRNEDGARNEDYSRNAWGARNKDGERNAWGARNEDGEKNEDGARNAWGASNAWDAIKNVWGARNSNVPRKNYYQSTHCPNVEQLIRDITWSKVAKDATLGAKLLRIHYHDCFVRGCDASILLDKVGSDDSEKEARPNLSLGGFDVIDDIKREVEAKCPGVVSCADILALVARDAISYPFKTLMWEVETGRKDGFVSLASDVNGNLPSPFSDFATLKQIFANKGLNVDDLVALSGAHTIGVAHCGAFSRRLFNFTGKGDMDPSLNATYTESLKKLCPNPANPNTTVEMDPMSSTSFDSNYFNILINQNKGLFQSDAALLNDKDSVIVIKKLQQDNTFFFEFARSMQKMGAIELLTGNAGEIRKNCRVKN, translated from the exons atgagaACTCAATTAGTACTAACTTGTCTTGTTTTTCTGTGTCTTGTTCTTGGTGGAGTTGCTGGGGGTGCAGCTAAGGTACCACGCAACAACTTCTATAAGAGTACTAGTTGTCCAAATGCTGAACAACTTATTAGAGATATCACTTGGAGAAAAGCTAAAAATGACGCTACCTTGGGTGCTAAATTACTTCGAGTCCACTACCATGATTGTTTCGTTAGG GGGTGTGACGCATCCATATTACTTGACAAAGTGGGAACAGTTGATTCAGAGAAGGAGGCTAGGCCAAATCTCTCATTGGGTGGTTTTGATGTGATTGATGATATCAAGCGACAAGTTGAGGCTAAATGTCCTGGCAATATTGTTTCTTGTGCTGATATTTTAGCTTTATCTGCTCGTGATGCTGTTTCTTTCCCC TTTAAAACTTCAATGTGGGAAGTGGAGACTGGAAGAAAAGATGGGTTTGTTTCCCTTGCAAGTGATGTGAATGGAAACTTACCTTCACCATTCTCAGATTTTGCAACCCTTAAACAAATCTTTGCAAAGAAAGGCCTAAATGTCGATGATCTCGTTGCATTATcag gtGCTCACACAATTGGTGTTTCTCATTGTGGAGCATTCTCTAGAAGACTCTTCAATTTCACTGGCAAAGGTGACATGGATCCAACTCTTAATGCTACTTATGCTGAATCATTGAAGAAATTGTGCCCAAATCCAGCCAATCCAAATACTACTGTGGAAATGGACCCTTTGAGTTCAACTTCATTTGATAGCAATTATTTCAATATCCTTATTAAGCAGAACAAAGGGTTGTTCCAATCTGATGCTGCCCTTCTCAATGACACAGAATCAGTAATTGTCATCAAGAAATTACAAAAAGACAAGactttctttgttgagtttgCAAAATCCATGCAGAAAATGGGAGCCATTCAACTTCTTACAGGAAATGCTGGAGAAATTAGGAAGAATTGTCGCGTCAGAAACT CAAAGAAAATGACAACTCAATTTGTACTAACTTGTCTTGTTTTTATGTGTCTTGTTCTTGGTGGAGTTGCTTGGGATACAAGGAATGAAGACTATTCAAGAAATGAAGACGGTGCAAGGAACGAAGACTATTCAAGAAATGCTTGGGGTGCAAGGAACAAAGACGGTGAAAGGAATGCTTGGGGTGCAAGGAACGAAGACggtgaaaagaatgaagacGGTGCAAGGAATGCTTGGGGTGCAAGCAATGCTTGGGATGCAATTAAGAATGTTTGGGGTGCAAGGAACTCAAATGTACCACGAAAGAACTACTATCAAAGCACTCATTGTCCAAATGTTGAACAACTTATTAGAGATATCACTTGGAGCAAAGTTGCAAAAGACGCTACCTTGGGTGCTAAATTGCTTCGAATCCACTACCATGATTGTTTCGTTAGG GGGTGTGACGCATCCATATTGCTGGACAAAGTTGGTTCAGATGATTCAGAGAAGGAGGCTAGGCCAAATCTCTCTTTGGGTGGTTTCGACGTAATTGATGATATCAAGCGAGAAGTTGAGGCTAAATGTCCTGGCGTTGTTTCTTGTGCTGACATTTTAGCTTTAGTTGCTCGTGATGCTATTTCTTATCCT TTTAAAACTTTAATGTGGGAAGTGGAGACTGGAAGAAAAGATGGGTTTGTTTCCCTTGCAAGTGATGTGAACGGAAACTTACCTTCACCATTCTCAGATTTTGCAACCCTTAAGCAAATCTTTGCAAACAAAGGCCTAAATGTCGATGATCTCGTTGCATTATCAG GTGCTCACACAATTGGTGTTGCTCATTGTGGAGCATTCTCAAGGAGACTCTTCAATTTCACTGGCAAAGGTGACATGGATCCATCTCTCAATGCTACTTATACTGAATCATTGAAGAAATTGTGCCCAAATCCAGCCAATCCAAATACTACTGTGGAAATGGACCCTATGAGCTCAACTTCATTTGATAGCAATTATTTCAACATTCTTATTAATCAAAACAAAGGGTTGTTCCAATCTGATGCTGCCCTTCTCAATGACAAAGACTCAGTAATTGTCATCAAGAAATTGCAACAAGATAACACTTTCTTTTTCGAGTTTGCGAGATCCATGCAGAAAATGGGAGCCATTGAACTTCTTACAGGAAATGCTGGAGAAATCAGGAAGAATTGTCGCGTcaaaaactaa